A stretch of the Ornithodoros turicata isolate Travis chromosome 4, ASM3712646v1, whole genome shotgun sequence genome encodes the following:
- the LOC135392794 gene encoding putative defense protein 3: MHWQSSLTLLTILLGACLAHPSGAPAGSCESEDPKHGVAPQGTQSPYAVQVEPTVSTQGNPVSVTVYGNSPYRGLLLTARDVYSSQIVHGAFTADGNTKTVDCAGGRANAITHNSNSDKTQSTVHWTAPAGYTGRVYFSATVVQDYGTYWKRVTSDAVTVQ; encoded by the exons ATGCATTGGCAATCATCGTTGACCCTGCTTACCATCCTGCTGGGCGCCTGCCTTGCTCATCCTTCTGGTGCACCAGCTGGCTCTTGCGAGTCCGAGGACCCCAAGCACGGCGTGGCCCCACAGGGAACTCAATCCCCGTATGCCGTTCAAGTTGAACCCACTGTTTCCACGCAAGGAAACCCTGTCTCAG TGACGGTGTATGGCAACAGTCCATACAGAGGCCTTCTGCTGACCGCACGTGATGTGTACAGTAGTCAGATTGTACATGGCGCATTTACTGCTGACGGCAACACTAAGACGGTGGACTGTGCTGGAGGACGGGCT AACGCCATCACTCATAACAGCAACAGTGATAAGACACAGTCCACAGTGCATTGGACAGCACCGGCTGGGTACACTGGTAGAGTCTACTTCAG CGCAACGGTCGTTCAAGACTACGGAACCTACTGGAAACGCGTCACATCGGACGCAGTCACGGTACAGTAG